A window from Bos mutus isolate GX-2022 chromosome 1, NWIPB_WYAK_1.1, whole genome shotgun sequence encodes these proteins:
- the USF3 gene encoding basic helix-loop-helix domain-containing protein USF3 isoform X2, with product MPEMTENETPTKKQHRKKNRETHNAVERHRKKKINAGINRIGELIPCSPALKQSKNMILDQAFKYITELKRQNDELLLNGGNNEQGELCL from the exons ATGCCagaaatgacagagaatgagactcCTACAAAAAAGCAGCACAG aaagaaaaaccgGGAGACACACAATGCAG TGGAGAGgcatagaaagaagaaaatcaatgcTGGGATAAACAGAATAGGAGAGCTGATCCCATGCTCTCCTGCACTGAAACAG AGCAAGAATATGATCCTGGACCAAGCCTTTAAGTACATAACAGAATTGAAAAGGCAGAACGATGAACTCCTGCTTAACGGAGGAAACAATGAACAAG